The DNA window AATTTTAGGCTTCAATTTCTTAATGTCCAAACTCTTATCCAGATTGCTCAGAGCTGCAACACAAGAGTTCTCACCATCCTTTTCAACCCACTGAGGCAACACATGTATCACAACCTTTTGCAACAAATTTTGCTCAATACCCTCTTTCACTAGCTCATTAATATCATCTACATTTCCTCTCAAATCCAACAAAACACTGCAAAACCCTTGGCGCTTACTGTATTCCAGAATGGCGTTCAAGCTGATTTGATTCAAAACTACTGTTTCTATTTCTCTCTTAACGATTTTCGGGTTTACTACTATCTCTTGGTTACTGAAAACTACCACCTTAGTAGATGCTTCTTTTATGGGCAAATCAAATATTTTATCCAAAGATGTATTGTTAGTATTATTACTTGTTGTGATGATCCAGAGCGGTTGATTGGCTCCGAGTTCTTGAGATTGAGGAATTGATAGCTTGTCAGTTATCGAGGCAGATGAAACTATAACAGCATCATATTCTTGCAGCAACTGCGAGTAGTAACCACCGGACTCTGTAGATCCTTCTCCGAGCTGGTCTACAATTTGGCCATTGACTGAGAGTGAGTATCTGCTGGTCAGGAAGAGACCCTTAAATAAACATATTTTGAATGTCACACAATTAATTCATAGTTTATAAATTTGTAGATCAGTTAACTGAAAGTATCAAAAGTAGCAATTAATTTATTTACCTAAGCGTGACGAAAGGCTTCCCAGTGAGCATTAGGTGGACAAAAGGCTCATTCAAGCTCTTGCATAGCTCTTCTTCGATCCCTACAGTAACTTCAATCCCAGCATTTCTGAGTCTCTCAACCCCTTTCGATGCTACAAGTGGATTTGGATCTACCATTCCAATCACAACCCTTTTCACTTTGGCTTTAATGAGAGCCTCAGTACACGGTGGAGTTCTTCCAAAGTGGTTACACGGTTCTAAGCTTACATACGCTGTTGCATTCTCAGTCGAATCTTTAGCATCTCTAAGAGCAAATACCTATAGAACATGCATGCCCCCTAACTCAGCATTAGAAAAGCTACTTGACCGAAAAGCCACTAGTTCTATAAGCATAAGCTTTAGCTTTAATAATTGAAGATCAAATGGGCTACTTGGGATTTTCACAGCATCAAAAGCTTCAGTTTTTCATGCCAACTTAGTAAATATATGCCCAGAAAGCCATAGCTTTACCAACAGAAATAAGGCTTTTCAGTATTAAAAACACCTAGAAATCAAAGAATTTAACAAACCCCTTAGAGTCAATTAAATCTAGTCAAATCTCCTGATACCATTTTACTACTTTTGTAACAATACAACACTAATATGactttaatataactaattcaCAGAGTTTTATTATAAGTGAAATTTACCTCAGCATGAGGCTGGCCAGCTTTAGGATGAAACCCTTGACCAACAATTTTTCCATCCTTGACAATAACACAACCCACCAAGGGATTGGGACTGGTACACCCGATAGCCTTTCTTGCAATCTCCACACACTTCCTCATGTAAAACCCATCATCATAATCAAAATCACCATCGCCATCACTGTATCCTTGTTTAGCAGATACCCCACTCATTAACTTAGGCAAAGTGGTTGGTGATATAGAGATTGTTTTGGATATGAGAGGACCAGAAGGAAAATTCGAATTGGATAAGAAAAGTTGGGTTATAGGAAGAAGGGGATAGTTTGAGGAAAGTGGTGTAGAGAGAAGGGCCAAGGGAAGTGACAGTCTTTGAACTTGCATTCTCAACTACAATAGTGATTAGTTGCCAATATGAAAAtataacaaaatcaatataCATGATTGGTTGTGCTGAATTCAATAAAATGGATTTTAAGAACCTCAAGCCAATATGC is part of the Cannabis sativa cultivar Pink pepper isolate KNU-18-1 chromosome 5, ASM2916894v1, whole genome shotgun sequence genome and encodes:
- the LOC115716701 gene encoding riboflavin biosynthesis protein PYRD, chloroplastic, coding for MAATSVAAVTFSWLSTIPNFNPASSHSQKLRMQVQRLSLPLALLSTPLSSNYPLLPITQLFLSNSNFPSGPLISKTISISPTTLPKLMSGVSAKQGYSDGDGDFDYDDGFYMRKCVEIARKAIGCTSPNPLVGCVIVKDGKIVGQGFHPKAGQPHAEVFALRDAKDSTENATAYVSLEPCNHFGRTPPCTEALIKAKVKRVVIGMVDPNPLVASKGVERLRNAGIEVTVGIEEELCKSLNEPFVHLMLTGKPFVTLRYSLSVNGQIVDQLGEGSTESGGYYSQLLQEYDAVIVSSASITDKLSIPQSQELGANQPLWIITTSNNTNNTSLDKIFDLPIKEASTKVVVFSNQEIVVNPKIVKREIETVVLNQISLNAILEYSKRQGFCSVLLDLRGNVDDINELVKEGIEQNLLQKVVIHVLPQWVEKDGENSCVAALSNLDKSLDIKKLKPKISGKSVLLEGYF